In Pseudorca crassidens isolate mPseCra1 chromosome 17, mPseCra1.hap1, whole genome shotgun sequence, the DNA window GGTTTCTCACAGATAAATGCTATTGGTTACAAGGAAACTGGGCTAAATCCTCTTAACGCTGGAAGAACAAGTCAATTCTGTGCCCTGCTAACATGCTAGTTATCAGCAAGATAATCTTGGCTTCAAGACAACATGTAATTGCTCTTGTACAtctgtctctccttctccctccatccctttctttcattttttcatttcctgcCTCATCCTCAAAGGACTTGAGATGATTTTCATTAAGTTTATATGGTATggaataatgataaaatatctcTAAGGGTAGAACCAGAAGCAGAGAAAATAGTGACGGAAGCAGGAAATCTTCTGTAGGAGGACATGATCATGAGGCTGATGCAACCGCACCATCGAACATCACGTCTGCCCATCAGCTCGTTATCTGGCAATGACTAAAAAGAGACAGAGTCTGTTACACATCTTAACTTCATACTTTTTCTCTGAAGAAGCGAAGTTTCTAGAGCTGTGAATTTAAAAAGTGTCTCAGGTGGGGCTTTATAGTGTGGAACTAAAACAGCGTATAGAGGTGTCCTCACTAAAAGCACTGGTAGTGTGAGTgtaatttttaattgtgatacACTAGTATAGGGCTGTAAGCATAATTGTCACACATTGGTGAAAGTGTCTTGCcatttattttatggaaattcTATCTCTGGGTATTaatgattatctttttttaaatcatttttcttccttttatatacTGTGTTTTTCAGAATACAGACATTGAAGCTTGGGACAAGATATTTATCTAATTTCTGGTAAGTTAAGTGAATGGTTTAGAGAATGACATAGAATAATTGCatgctgtattctttttttttttttttttttgcgctacgtgggcctcttacagttgtggcctctcccgttgcggagcacaggctccggatgcgcaggctcagcggccatggctcacgggcccagccgctccgcggcatgtgggatcttcccagaccagggcacgaacccttgtcccctgcatcggcaggcggactctcaaccactgcgccaccagggaagccccatgctgtATTCTTTCAATCATTTAAGATACAAGAGAAATTTTAGTGACTATAAGATAAAAATGACACTGACAAATTTGTATTATTGTATAATGTCAGAGGAACAGAGAGCTTTTCTATAAACTTGCTTGGAAAAGGTAATATCTAAAAATGTATGTCATCATTTCCTAAGAATTAGGTTACTTTTATTGAATCAGATAttgatgttttcttctatgaagAATAGTTATCTCAACATAACCTAGTTTAAGATACAAACGTTCAGTATGATCCATTAAGATATAAGTCAAATTATTAAGATCAATCTGAAATTTCATTCATcagctttattttcctcttgtaATTGTAGCTTGTGAGTTATTTCAATAGCTAAACCCAACACTCTTCACAAATGAAAcccattttcacatttaaatctgCAACAAAGTTAACTTGTTAGCAATCTACTCATTTTTGGTATTAAGAAAGGACTACACAGTATTCATGTAGGCTAAAACATTTAACATTTCAGCTGTGAAGAGAATAactttggattattttttcccttttagtggCTAAATTAAAGACCTGCCATGATGTCGAAGAAAGAGACTGAATTTGTCATTTTCACCTAAAGAAAAATGATAGACAAAAATCAAACCTGTGGGACAGGACAGGATTCCATGCCCTCCATGACTTGTCTGATCCACGTACTTGAAGAATGGTTTggtgtggagcaactggaggACTACTGGAATTTTGCAAACTATCTCTTGTGGGTTTTTACACCACTCATACTTTTAATACTTCCTTACTTTACTATCTTTCTTCTCTACCTTACTATTATTTTCTTACACATTTATAAGAGGAAGAATGTATTAAAAGAAGCTTACTCTCATAATTTATGGGACGGTGCCAGGAAGACGGTGGCAACGCTGTGGGATGGACACGCGGCCGTCTGGCACGGTAAGCGAGATTACTTTGAGTTTTGGGCTCCTTTTCGTGTGGGTGGCGCTGAAACCGTGTTaccctttcattttgttgattgaggaaatattgaaaaatataatgGAAGGGATAGTTACTATTTCCTGTTACCTGTTTGCATGcattgtgcatatatatgtctttcttaaaatgattttttctgAGCACACTAGTTTCCATTAAACAAAGAACCACATAATAATGTAGACTATTACTCTAagctcaaataaaaaattaatagttAAGAATCTAAGAGAGTAAGAGATGAATTAAAACAGTATAGAAAACTGTTTTGAAATTGCTTTATTTTGCGTTTACTTCCATTTTGTTCAAAATAAGTTTGACTTCCCCAgtgtagagatttttaaaaaatgaaaaataatattaaatagtaATAACATTAAattagatataatatatataccaaAATGTACCCGTTTTCCGTTTGCTGTGTGACTTATTCAGCTGACATGTTGTCATTTTAATCCTACATATGCCTGCAAATCTTTTTGAACACTTGACTGTCCATTACAGTCAAATGCTTAACGTGCATCAGTTCTTATAATTCTTATAATGCTGTAGAGAGAGTCCAcgtgttatctccattttacagttttcccataaggaaactgaagaacaGCGAGGTTGTTAGGTGCCCGAGGCACGCCAGGACACCAGGGAGAAGGGCCAGGATGCAGCCTCTGACTCCTGGTTCCAGGCCTGTGCTCCTCTGATCTGTGCTGTGCCGCAGGCTTGTCCTTGGTTGGGCTCAGGGTCAGAGTGTAGCGGTCGACAGACAGCAGCTTTGCAAACAGGAACCACATGCCGTCGATGTGTTGAATTCTTAGTATTTACCCATGAATACGAATGCCCTTGCCAGTCCGTACAACTCTCATACCTGCTCGTGGTTGTTCACCGGAGGTGGGATGCTGTTTCAGCATTCCGTGACCAGAGACCGTGCCTATGTGGACTGCTCTCGTTCACTGTCTTTAAAGCAGTGAGACAGAAATTCAGTGGCCTCGTTTACAGTACTCGGGAAACGATGTCCCCCTCCCACTTATAACCCTCTATACTTCAGGGTAATATATGTTGtaaggaatttgaatttttttctgtttcggGAGACATGATTTAATGTGGATAAATTCAAGTGTTAAACTTATTTTGTAGGAGCATATATAATTTTgaggtatttattatttattttcctgaggtatttaaaaatatgcacCTATGGCTCAGaggaagtaaaatatatagttcttaccatgttttaatgttttatttataataatttaacgTATTTTAGTAAGATAAGTGATGCTCTCTAAAATGATTTTCCTCACTCTGCTCCTTGGTGACGCACAAAGGCGTCTGTGTGCGTATTTGGATTTCGTATTGATGTcaaatcaattttaatttatgCTTTGTAAAGAGTCTTCAGAGGAAttttttaactaataaaaatgttcattttagaaaatgtggcgagtaaaaataaagaagaaaataatagtcaCCTAAAATTTACCATGCAGTTGAATTCTGtgtgtttattgttttttatttgtgtggCAGACTAGTATTTTCATGTCACTGAGCCTCCTTACATGACTTATAATGACTATATGGACTCTGTAAATCCTATAACTAATTTACTTACCTATTGAGCTGTTGTTTGTTTATAACTGGTTTACTGTAAGTATCTTTGTATAAGAATCTATCCAGTGTTTCCTGTTTTGAAGTTAAATTTTACCCTCTAGTGTATATTATGTAAGTGCtttatcatttttcaaaaaaatctgattctcctacatcaagaaacatgAATTTGGTATTTCTTAGATACCTGCATTTCTAGGTAGTCTGTCAGTGAAGCCCCTGCCCTCAAGTTGCTTACAGCctttaaactataaaaattttgacttttttacttcacattttactattaatttttaaagaaatggacatattttaTTCAGTAAAAGCGTCCTATAAATTAAACCATATGTAGTAGAGTTTTTTATGGGAAAATTAAATTGGAATTTCAGGAGAACATTCCTGCTGTCCTTCAGTTGGGTAAGAgtttcctttcccctcctctgtCTTTCCCCCAGGGAAGGACTCCTGGGTCCGACTCCTGAGTTCCAACGAGGCCCTGCCAGTCACCGCGGGGGGACCTTGGACAGGTTACCTgatttcttctcccctcccttctccctcttcctcctcctcccttccttttgcaacaattaggatttttttaaacttcattttaaaaaaatttaaaattacagaaaagttgcaaaaatagtgcaGAGTTCCTATTTTTCACTCAGCTTCCCCTGATGTTAACGTCTTACGTAACCGTTTGTATAGTTATCAGATTAACAGTGGTATAATACTATCAACCAAACTGCAGATTTTATTCACATCTTACCAGTTTCCCTGCCAGTGTCCTTTTACCAGGATCCCATCCTGCATTTGGTTGTCACGTCTCCTCCAATCTCTGAGGGTTTTTTAGTCTTTTATGACCTTCAGACTTCTGAAGAGTACTGCTCAGTGATTTTGTAGACTGTCTCTTAATTTAGAGCTGATGTTTTCCGTAAATTGATTGAAGTTGTGCATTTTTGATAAGAATCCCTCTGATGGTGGGTCCTTCTCAGCACATTGTATCTGAGGTTCATGATGTTGACACGTTTTATTATTGGTGATGGTGACTTTGATCACGTGGTTAAGGAGGTGTCTGTTAGGTTTCTCCACCACAAAGTTGCtattttttactttgtaattGATAGATGTCTTGGGAGAACTCCTTTAAGACTATGTAAATAACTCTTCTCTTCAAACAAGATACTTAACTTTTCTGGACTTCATttccctcttctgtaaaatgggttgttGGAAGGATTCACTGGGCCTtgatgtaaagtacttagaataatttttattacataataaaagttcaacaaatgttagctatcACCATTACAGAGCATCTTTCTGCAATAATTTGGAAAGCACTAAAATACATCACTTGTTTCTTGGTCACTATTAAGTTCAACTTCACACACCTACTATGTTCAAGATTCCTAGTATTTtcaaggtatatttttaggcTATCAAAGTTTTGATTCTTATTGCTAGGAAGAAATGCATTTTGCCACCCAGTATATACATACAGGTATATACTATTTCATCAAAAGTGTATATACTGTCTTCATGCGATCTGCTCTATTTTCTATTCTACTCtctcttatttaaaaagaaaaatgctgactATAACTGACTAAAGTGATTGCATAACTCAATGAGTGATGGCAACCAGCATTTGAAAATCACAGGTGCAGGTTAGCACGGGCACACCTCTAGTAGGAGGTGTGGTGTGGGGAAGGGCACAGGTCGTGGAGTCAGATGCATGTGGGCTTGCGTCCTGGCGGTACCACTGTGTGACCTCAAGTAAGTTACATGGGCTTTTCTTACTTGGGTTTTCTCATCAGTGCAGGGATTCTGTGAGGACCAAATGAGATAGTTATTACGGATCCAATACAGTGCCTGTCAGgtgaatgctcaataaatgttcattcttGTTTCTGTGGGACAAAAGTGAAAGCACTATTCATGGAGAAAGTAACTTTTGAACAAGGCTTTGAAGAATGAGTGGGAAAGAAATTGAGTAACTATTTCAcaccattttgtttaaaaattaaatagacagttttgcaggaaaagagaaatgatCAAAATTGGttcaagaaggagagagaaacagaacagaCCAGTAATCATGAAATAAATTGGAACAGTGGTCAGTCTGTATCCTCCTCCCTTCACAAAGGGCCAAGAGCCCACAGGTTATACTAAACTTTTAAGGAACAGATAATGCCCATCTGTGTTTGAGAGTGTAGGGAAAAATGTGGAGCTACACAGTTTATTTTGCAAAGCTAGCAGAACTTTGCTATTGAAACGAAGGAGAACACAAAAAGGAGATTTGCAGGTCAGTCTCATAGATTGtagttttataaaattcaatagttataataaaaaaaaatcttaggaagCGAAGACTAAAAGGTACTACTTCAATAAAGGGAATGTACCAGGAATCTTCAACAAAGATGATCCACATTGGAGAAGTGGAGAAGTATTAAAGCGAGTCCCATAAGTAGGGACCAGAACAAGGAGGCTCTCACCACTGCTATTTAACATTGTCCTGGAGCTCCTAGAAATAAGTACAGAGACGAGAAAAGAAGAGATGCCTGAAAGCCAAGTGAATCCACCTATCAGTACTAATAAGATCAGTTAGCAAGGGAAATGGGCGTGTGATAAACACAAAATTAGTAACTACTCATATACCAccaataatcatttttaaaatggaaaggaaaaatgcTACTTGAGGCTAGATCTAACCAAAAAACACGTAAAAACTTTATGGAGAAACTGGAGAAACAAATGGAATTCAGAAAATGTGAAGTGGATAGAGAGTCTCCGCGTAGTAGAGATGTTGCTCTACAGCCCACACTCCCAGTTCCTTCACCAATTCAGTAGACTTCTAACACGTTTTCATCAAACgtctaaaattcatataaaagGGCAAACGAGAATAACCAAGacaaatttgaaaaaacaaaagaggaagttTTCCCCTAGCATATCAAAACCATTAACATTTATAATGATTAAAATTACAGCGTTGGTACAGGGAAAGGATCATCACAAACAGATCAAACAGATTAAAAAGTCAGAAATGTGAATTTAGTAAATGATAAAAGTGGTATTCCAGATCAGCAGGAAAAGATATAGGAAAATATTTGATGATCTCCAACTACGGAAGGTCTTAAAGAAGatgcaaaaaaccaaaaactgttcAAAAGAGACAGAACTAAAAGACACATCAAAAGATGGGGCAGATCACCACAAGTCATTTACAACATGgcttagaaaataataaattagtaaGAAAAGAAATCCAACTTAAAAGTGGTCTAAGCATGTGGTCTAAAAATGGTCTAAATATAAATGCCAATAATTATAACAGATTCATAAGCCCACTAGTAATTCGGAAAGTGCACATTAAAACTGCACTGAGATAGCGTTTTTACTCAGAGGATTGGCAAATAATTAAAGTTTGTTGACATTAAAGGATGAGAATGTGGAGATGGGAACTCTCACTCGGTGCATGTGAGAAAGTACCGTAGTGTAGCGAGTCAGGAGGATGATTTGGTAGTTTCTGTTATCATTTAAAATGGGCGTGTACCATATGATCAACAGTTACCTGTCTTAGCATCCAGTCTAGTGATAAATTCACACATTCAGTGCACAAGGATGCATATAAATGAAGGTTCATTGCAACCAATatttgaaaaattggaaacaatccagTGGTCCCTAAATAGGAAAATGGCTAAATGAACTGTGATAGGAATTCATTATGGAATCCtttacagccattaaaaaaatcattaaaaaaatcgcTACATGTGTATATCAAATAGATGTCCAAGATATGTTGTTGAATGGAAAAACTGAGATTCATTGCTATAGTCCTAATAGGAAACTACCTAGGTTAAAACATGCACACACCTCAGTACTGAATAAAATGCAGGGTGTATTCAGGACCAGAAGATGAATCATTCATGGGTGAGATGTATGCGGAAGGATGAACCTGGAGAAGTAGACAAATTAGGCTTTCAAGGCTCTTGAATGCTATGCTCAGGAGTTTGACTTTATTTTGTAGGTAGTTTGCCTCTGTGTGCTTTTCGGAGGAAGACTCAAAAGGATGGTATTGTTATTTGTGTAGGCGTATAGCCTTGAAAATGGATTATTGGTGACAAATTTAGAAAGGATCTCTCTCTTAGGAGAAGATCATCCTTATCTGGATTCATGATGCTGATGTCTAAAGCCAGTGGGCAGTAACTCATTTACATAATAAAGAATTGCTATGGAGATAGATGAGGCTACCTGAGCTCCCCTGACCTTCAGATCCTCGCCAAAGAATCTGGAGAGGCTCAGGGGACAGAGCAGGGGAGGTAAATAAATGCGCATCTCTTGGCATCCAATAAGAGAACCGCAATCGCCACAAGGGTAGGGCTGTTTACATTGAAGGGGCCGAGACCGCTCGAAATGTGCATAAAGTGTGCATACGGAGGCTCCCCGTCCCTGGACAGCGGATGGACGGACGGTGGCGATAGCTGCGGTCCCGATTGCGTTCTCAGATCCCCAGGACTGGGGTTCTGTAGGCAGGAGAGGACGGGGCCACACTTCAAAACCAACACTGGGAAGAGGGAGTGATAGATTTAAGAGTTTTTGGAGGTAAAACGCACAGAAGCTGGTGACCAGGGGAATACAGAGTCTGAGCGAGGAGCAGGTAACGTGCCCCAGGATTTCTGCTTTTGCTCGACAGGGAAACATGGGACAGGAAGTGCGCCTTTAGAGACGGTCACGTGAgcagcacagaggagggaggcGCCCTGAGTCCACGTGACACCGAAAGAATCTGACATCACTTGATCGGTAATTGGGACCTAAAAGGCCTTGACATTGACCAGAGTGATTATCTGCCGGTGCTTTTATAGCGAGGGGCTGTATGACCACATCCACGCTTTACGAGTGACACAGTTGAATATTGGGGCTTAATGTTTAGTGGCACGATGGTAAACTCTAGTTTTTGTCAATAATGAATTGATTCATTGAATTTTTCTACTTTCAATCAGGTGACCTGGTATTAAGTAACAATtatttctcaattcttttttttaaaaaaaaaagtattctggaAAACAAGAGAGAACCTCAGGAATATGCTGTATAGAATCCCTGAAAGAAGTATTCTTTATTTCTTGGAAAATTTATCTGATGGGACAATCGATCCTTTGGATAACGTCAGACAACTTCAGTGACTGTTCTAAGtaaattgaattatttgaatTAGAATTCGGTAATTgggaagaaatgttaaaagtataGACACATACAGAATCTTGAAATATcattaaatttagtttttaaaaacattctcttGAGCCCATTTGAAATATTACCAAGTAGTTTATTCCTTCagtagtgggggggggggggggagtggaaCTCTGTCCCTGCCCGCGTCAGGTACCTTTGGCAAGTACCGGTTCTTAGAAGCGGTGGGAGGCTTTCCTGCGCTTCTCCCTGGGCCAGGTTTTGCTTTTACAAGAGAAGCTTCCGGGAAGCGAGGGGGATTTTGTTCTCTGAATCTTTAGCAGGGTCTCCCGTGAGTCTCTGGCTTGCCCTGCCCCTGGTTTTCTCGTGCATATGCGCTGAGGCCTGCGTGAGGCTGGGGAGTGGGTGCAGACTCTTGTTTGTCTCTGGGTTGCCGGGGATCCAACACCTAGCGCTCGCCCACATTCGGTCTTTAAGtgtttgttaacattttggttgttttcttctctcccacTTTGTGGCACCTGcccgccctccctcccacgcGGCTGAGAGAGCGACTTCAGCTTTCTAACgtgctgctgcttctccttaGGGTGGGAGTGAGGTTCTCTTACGGCTGCAGAGTTGATTttagttttctccttttctgtatttGCGACTGTTAACcttctccaacagtgagaaaccagGCTGACATTATCCTTAATATGTAAACTGATTTGATCAGTCCCCCTGGGTGTAATCAGTCTCCCATCACTGCCACCGTCCCCTGCCACTCAGGGACACCACCCTGCTCCACTCGGGCTCTGACCCCCATCCTCATGCCACATGGCTCCCCTCCTTTGCCCGCCCAGGCCCCAGCACCCTTTCTAGACTCTTCTCCTGTGTGTGGGCTCTCGTGACCGTTTGGGTTTTGACTCGCCATCCCGGGCCACCCTGTACGGATGCCCTCCTCGCCCTGCCTGGGCTCCAGCACCCACCGCAGGCCACCCTCCACCCAGGCACCTACTGCACGCCGGCCCACCCAACCACTGTAGGACCGATATattcagggagggagggaaggggaaagtggATGGAAACAGGGGGGCTTGTGCTCCCGAAAGAAAGACTGAGTGTCTGAGTTAGTAACCATCCTTTAGTATAAATAAActaatattaaatacattttaagtatCTGTATTTTGTCTTTCTAACAGGTTATGAAGTTCATGGGATGGAAAAAATACCAGAAGGGCCAGCACTGATCATTTTTTATCATGGAGCTATTCCCATCGATTTTTACTACTTCATGGCTAAAATTTTTATCCATAAAGGCAGAACTTGCCGAGTAGTAGCTgatcactttgtttttaaaattccaggtaAACTTTCACTGTAGCTGgtgatataaaaatgtttaattaacatGATCAAACTATGTGACAGTCTGTATGTCTTTGAGTTTAGTATCTGTTTTAGGTAATATacctaaatataaaaacattatgGCCAAAAATGTTATCTAATTTCTTTCTCTATTAACAGGTAGTCATTATTTTTTGAAGttaaatcataaaagaaattgTAACTTTTTCCAAACAATTAATTTGTATTTTGGTATAGAAGGTAGTTGATTTTTCATATGGTGAATTTTTCTATGAGATATTGATCTGGGAGTTTAATTTTATAGTAATTAGTGTTTGATTACTGTCAGTTTGATAGcaaatcaaagttaaaaaaaattagccaggatatattttgtctttatataatcatataatattGCCTCAGAAATCCTAACCTAAAGAGCCTGTTATGTCTTTTATCATACTTGACTTGCTTGGTAGAATTATAACTCTTAAGACTGAggaccacttttttttaaatattcataaaggCTTCGTAcctctttaaaaagattaataaactGAATGGTTTCAAACAtgataagagttttaaaaaatatcattctaAAGTAAACTCATTAAGATTAAATCTTATTTTCTTCTGTCAGGAAGTCAGCAGAAACAAGCCAAGAAAGTTTATGGTATGTTCTCTGGAATTGTAAAAGCAAAAGCCAACCGTCAACCAGATAAACACCAGACAGTGAATGAAATAACAGTTCTCTTAGTGCCTTTCATAGACATGGTTAATGTTTCC includes these proteins:
- the TMEM68 gene encoding DGAT1/2-independent enzyme synthesizing storage lipids isoform X1 — translated: MIDKNQTCGTGQDSMPSMTCLIHVLEEWFGVEQLEDYWNFANYLLWVFTPLILLILPYFTIFLLYLTIIFLHIYKRKNVLKEAYSHNLWDGARKTVATLWDGHAAVWHGYEVHGMEKIPEGPALIIFYHGAIPIDFYYFMAKIFIHKGRTCRVVADHFVFKIPGSQQKQAKKVYGFSLLLDVFCAIHGPREKCVEILRSGHLLAISPGGVREALISDETYNIVWGNRKGFAQVAIDAKVPIIPMFTQNIREGFRSLGGTRLFRWLYEKFRYPFAPMYGGFPVKLRTYLGDPIPYDPKITAEELAEKTKDAVQALIDKHQRIPGNIMSALLERFHNKQKID